A stretch of the Capra hircus breed San Clemente chromosome 10, ASM170441v1, whole genome shotgun sequence genome encodes the following:
- the PSMC1 gene encoding 26S protease regulatory subunit 4: protein MGQSQSGGHGPGGGKKDDKDKKKKYEPPVPTRVGKKKKKTKGPDAASKLPLVTPHTQCRLKLLKLERIKDYLLMEEEFIRNQEQMKPLEEKQEEERSKVDDLRGTPMSVGTLEEIIDDNHAIVSTSVGSEHYVSILSFVDKDLLEPGCSVLLNHKVHAVIGVLMDDTDPLVTVMKVEKAPQETYADIGGLDNQIQEIKESVELPLTHPEYYEEMGIKPPKGVILYGPPGTGKTLLAKAVANQTSATFLRVVGSELIQKYLGDGPKLVRELFRVAEEHAPSIVFIDEIDAIGTKRYDSNSGGEREIQRTMLELLNQLDGFDSRGDVKVIMATNRIETLDPALIRPGRIDRKIEFPLPDEKTKKRIFQIHTSRMTLADDVTLDDLIMAKDDLSGADIKAICTEAGLMALRERRMKVTNEDFKKSKENVLYKKQEGTPEGLYL from the exons ATG ggtcAAAGTCAGAGTGGTGGTCACGGTCCTGGAGGCGGCAAGAAGGATGACAAG gacaagaaaaagaaatatgagcCCCCTGTGCCAACTCGAGttgggaagaagaagaagaagacaaagggGCCAGATGCTGCCAGCAAGCTGCCCCTGG TGACACCTCACACTCAGTGCCGGTTAAAACTGCTGAAGCTGGAGAGAATTAAAGACTACCTTCTCATGGAGGAAGAGTTCATCCGGAATCAGGAGCAAATGAAGCCTTTAGAAGAAAAGCAGGAG GAGGAGAGGTCAAAGGTGGACGACCTGCGGGGGACGCCGATGTCGGTGGGGACCCTGGAGGAAATCATCGATGACAACCACGCCATCGTGTCCACGTCGGTGGGCTCGGAGCACTACGTCAGCATCCTCTCGTTCGTGGACAAGGACCTGCTGGAGCCCGGCTGCTCCGTGCTGCTCAACCACAAG GTGCACGCGGTGATCGGGGTGCTGATGGACGACACGGACCCCTTGGTCACAGTGATGAAGGTGGAAAAGGCGCCCCAGGAGACCTACGCCGACATTGGGGGGCTGGACAACCAGATCCAGGAGATCAAG GAGTCTGTGGAGCTTCCTCTCACTCATCCTGAATATTATGAAGAGATGGGGATCAAGCCCCCCAAGGGGGTCATTCTCTACGGCCCGCCTGGCACAG GTAAAACCTTATTAGCCAAAGCAGTAGCGAACCAGACCTCGGCCACTTTCCTGCGAGTGGTTGGCTCTGAACTTATTCAGAAGTACCTGGGTGACGGGCCCAAACTCGTTCGGGAACTGTTTCGAGTCGCTGAAGAACACGCACCATCCATCGTCTTTATTGATGAAATTGATGCTATTGGGACGAAAAg GTACGACTCCAACTCGGGCGGGGAGAGAGAGATTCAGCGAACAATGCTGGAGCTGCTGAACCAGCTGGACGGGTTTGACTCGCGGGGAGACGTGAAAGTCATCATGGCCACAAACCGGATAGAGACCCTGGACCCGGCCCTCATCAGACCAG GCCGCATCGACAGGAAGATCGAGTTCCCCCTGCCCGACGAGAAGACCAAGAAGCGCATCTTTCAGATCCACACGAGCAGGATGACACTGGCCGACGACGTGACCCTGGACGACCTGATCATGGCTAAAGACGACCTCTCTGGTGCCGACATCAag GCAATCTGCACAGAAGCTGGTCTGATGGCCCTGAGAGAGCGCAGGATGAAAGTGACCAACGAAGACTTCAAGAAGTCCAAGGAAAACGTTCTTTATAAAAAACAGGAAGGCACCCCCGAGGGGCTCTATCTCTAG